One stretch of Passer domesticus isolate bPasDom1 chromosome 2, bPasDom1.hap1, whole genome shotgun sequence DNA includes these proteins:
- the ASMTL gene encoding probable bifunctional dTTP/UTP pyrophosphatase/methyltransferase protein isoform X2: protein MVLNPVLGKLVSKRVVLASASPRRREILTNVGLRFEVVPSWFKETLEKSSFTAPYEYAVETAKQKALEVANRMHVKHMRTPDIVIGADTIVSVDEQILEKPVDKQDAYRMLSRLNGKEHSVFTGVAIIHCHSKDNQLEMEITDFYEETKVKFSDLSEELLWEYIHSGEPMDKAGGYGIQALGGMLVEYVHGDFLNVVGFPLNHFCKKLAELYYPPSKHNIQHKKYDSIPSVDTFENLSDGESGSSNFTEHKVVSKLDHRGMRSSGAAYTSEKTSAVRTGFTVPLENQNGVSQSASKLPSKILELMDGFRASKALFVASKLKIFDHLKDKGPMKAVDIANDVGASVCGTERLLDACASLGLLKKTPQGYSNTDSANTYLSSDGKYSLHGYIIHCNDHLWPLFTNLEYAVKEGSRQNHRAFGQKADDLFKDYYHSQEVKQRFMAAMHSIAHLTARDVATAFDLSRFKSACDLGGCTGALAHELVQVYPNLKVTVFDLPEVIANTSYFQPSGQHTAPVTFVSGDFFKDNLPEADLYILSRVLHDWPDEKIHVLLSKISVVCRPGCAVLLAEMVLDDEKKNRSTALLQSLNMLVQTEGKERSGSEYQALLEQHGFTNVKIRITGNLLDVILCVKT from the exons ATGGTGTTGAACCCGGTGCTGGGCAAGCTGGTCAGCAAGCGGGTGGTGCTGGCCAGCGCCTCGCCGCGCCGGCGGGAGATCCTCACCAACGTG GGCCTGCGGTTTGAGGTGGTTCCATCCTGGTTTAAGGAGACACTAGAAAAGTCATCTTTTACAGCCCCTTATGAGTATGCTGTGgaaacagcaaaacagaaagCTCTTGAAGTAGCAAACAGAATGCATGTA aAGCATATGAGAACACCTGATATTGTCATAGGAGCAGACACTATTGTG tCTGTGGATGAGCAGATCCTGGAGAAACCTGTTGATAAGCAAGATGCCTACAGGATGCTATCAAG GTTAAATGGGAAAGAGCACAGTGTTTTCACAGGAGTGGCTATTATACACTGCCATAGTAAAG acAATCAGCTAGAGATGGAAATCACCGATTTCTATGAAGAGACTAAAGTAAAATTTTCTGATCTGTCTGAAGAGCTCTTATGGGAGTACATTCACAGTGGGGAGCCAAT GGACAAGGCTGGTGGATATGGTATCCAGGCCCTTGGTGGAATGTTAGTTGAGTATGTCCATGGCGACTTCTTGAATGTGGTGGGATTTCCTCTGAATCACTTCTGCAAAAAGCTGGCAGAATTGTACTATCCGCCCTCTAAACATAACATACAACATAAAAAATATGACTCTATCCCTTCTGTGGACACTTTTGAGAACCTAAGTGATGGAGAAAGTGGATCTTCAAATTTCACAGAGCACAAAGTTGTTAGTAAGTTGGACCACCGTGGGATGCGTTCCTCGGGAGCTGCTTACACTTCTGAAAAGACTTCTGCTGTCAGAACTGGTTTTACAGTACCTTTGGAAAATCAGAATGGAGTGTCACAGAGCGCATCAAAACTTCCATCCAAAATTCTAGAGCTGATGGATGGCTTTAGAGCTTCAAag GCTCTGTTTGTAGCCTCTAAGCTGAAGATATTTGATCATCTGAAAGATAAAGGTCCAATGAAGGCTGTGGATATTGCAAATGATGTTGGAGCCTCTGTATGTGGAACTGAAAGACTCCTTGATGCATGTGCTTCTCTTGGATTGCTGAAGAAAACACCACAAG GTTACAGTAATACAGACTCAGCAAATACCTACCTGAGCTCAGATGGCAAATACTCACTTCATGGCTACATTATCCATTGTAATGACCACCTTTGGCCTCTCTTCACAAACTTGGAGTATGCCGTCAAAGAAGGGAGCAGGCAGAATCATCGAGCCTTTGGACAGAAAGCAGATGATCTATTTAAG GACTATTATCACAGCCAGGAGGTAAAGCAACGTTTTATGGCTGCCATGCACAGCATTGCTCACCTGACAGCAAGAGATGTGGCTACAGCGTTTGATCTTTCACGGTTTAAATCTGCTTGTGATTTAGGAG GTTGCACTGGAGCTCTGGCTCATGAATTAGTACAAGTATACCCAAATCTCAAGGTCACAGTATTTGACCTTCCAGAAGTCATTGCGAACACCTCTTACTTTCAGCCTTCAGGACAGCACACTGCTCCAGTGACATTTGTGTCAG GTGACTTCTTCAAGGATAATCTTCCAGAAGCAGATCTTTACATCCTTTCACGTGTTCTTCATGACTGGCCAGATGAAAAGATACATGTGCTATTAAGTAAGATATCAGTTGTTTGCAGACCAG gCTGTGCAGTTTTGCTGGCTGAAATGGTATTGGATGATGAAAAGAAGAacaggagcacagctctgctgcagtctTTGAACATGCTTGTGCAGACAGAGGGAAAGGAGAGAAGTGGCTCTGAATATCAAGCTTTGCTGGAACAACATGGATTCACAAATGTCAAAATCAGAATAACAGGAAATTTGTTGGATGTCATTCTCTGTGTTAAGACCTAG
- the SLC25A6 gene encoding ADP/ATP translocase 3 has protein sequence MADQAISFLKDFLAGGVAAAISKTAVAPIERVKLLLQVQHASKQIAADKQYKGIIDCVVRIPKEQGVLSFWRGNLANVIRYFPTQALNFAFKDKYKQVFLGGVDKHTQFWRYFAGNLASGGAAGATSLCFVYPLDFARTRLAADVGKAGADREFSGLGDCLVKITKSDGVRGLYQGFNVSVQGIIIYRAAYFGIYDTAKGMLPDPRNTHIVISWMIAQTVTAVAGVVSYPFDTVRRRMMMQSGRKGADIMYSGTIDCWRKIARDEGGKAFFKGAWSNVLRGMGGAFVLVLYDEFKKVI, from the exons ATGGCGGACCAGGCCATCTCCTTCCTCAAGGACTTTCTGGCGGGCGGCGTCGCCGCCGCCATCAGCAAGACTGCGGTGGCGCCCATCGAGCGGGTCAAGCTCTTGCTCCAG gTGCAACATGCGAGTAAACAGATTGCTGCTGATAAGCAGTACAAGGGCATCATCGATTGTGTAGTGCGTATTCCAAAGGAACAAGGAGTGCTGTCTTTCTGGAGAGGAAACTTGGCAAATGTCATCAGATACTTCCCAACTCAAGCTCTTAATTTTGCCTTCAAGGATAAGTATAAGCAGGTGTTTTTGGGAGGTGTAGACAAGCACACTCAGTTCTGGAGGTATTTTGCTGGTAACCTGGCATCTGGTGGTGCAGCTGGAGCCACTTCCCTCTGCTTTGTCTACCCCTTGGATTTTGCAAGAACCCGTTTGGCTGCCGATGTTGGAAAAGCTGGCGCAGACAGAGAATTCTCTGGTCTCGGGGACTGTCTAGTGAAAATCACCAAGTCTGATGGTGTGCGTGGCTTGTACCAGGGGTTCAATGTCTCTGTCCAAGGCATCATCATCTATAGAGCTGCCTACTTTGGGATCTATGATACAGCAAAAG GCATGCTCCCAGATCCCAGGAACACTCACATTGTTATCAGCTGGATGATCGCCCAGACAGTGACTGCTGTGGCTGGCGTGGTCTCCTATCCTTTCGACACAGTGCGGCGTAGGATGATGATGCAGTCAGGACGCAAAGGAG ctgatATCATGTACTCTGGAACAATTGACTGCTGGCGGAAGATTGCAAGGGATGAAGGAGGAAAGGCCTTCTTCAAGGGTGCATGGTCCAATGTTCTCAGAGGCATGGGGGGTGCTTTCGTGCTTGTGCTGTACGATGAATTCAAGAAAGTAATTTAA
- the ASMTL gene encoding probable bifunctional dTTP/UTP pyrophosphatase/methyltransferase protein isoform X1, with translation MVLNPVLGKLVSKRVVLASASPRRREILTNVGLRFEVVPSWFKETLEKSSFTAPYEYAVETAKQKALEVANRMHVKHMRTPDIVIGADTIVSVDEQILEKPVDKQDAYRMLSRLNGKEHSVFTGVAIIHCHSKDNQLEMEITDFYEETKVKFSDLSEELLWEYIHSGEPMDKAGGYGIQALGGMLVEYVHGDFLNVVGFPLNHFCKKLAELYYPPSKHNIQHKKYDSIPSVDTFENLSDGESGSSNFTEHKVVSKLDHRGMRSSGAAYTSEKTSAVRTGFTVPLENQNGVSQSASKLPSKILELMDGFRASKALFVASKLKIFDHLKDKGPMKAVDIANDVGASVCGTERLLDACASLGLLKKTPQGYSNTDSANTYLSSDGKYSLHGYIIHCNDHLWPLFTNLEYAVKEGSRQNHRAFGQKADDLFKDYYHSQEVKQRFMAAMHSIAHLTARDVATAFDLSRFKSACDLGGCTGALAHELVQVYPNLKVTVFDLPEVIANTSYFQPSGQHTAPVTFVSGDFFKDNLPEADLYILSRVLHDWPDEKIHVLLSKISVVCRPGSALLVAETVLDEQKTHPSVAVLQSLSMTEGKQRSSSEYKQLLEKYGFTDVQIKITGNLLDAVLCFKKNLSL, from the exons ATGGTGTTGAACCCGGTGCTGGGCAAGCTGGTCAGCAAGCGGGTGGTGCTGGCCAGCGCCTCGCCGCGCCGGCGGGAGATCCTCACCAACGTG GGCCTGCGGTTTGAGGTGGTTCCATCCTGGTTTAAGGAGACACTAGAAAAGTCATCTTTTACAGCCCCTTATGAGTATGCTGTGgaaacagcaaaacagaaagCTCTTGAAGTAGCAAACAGAATGCATGTA aAGCATATGAGAACACCTGATATTGTCATAGGAGCAGACACTATTGTG tCTGTGGATGAGCAGATCCTGGAGAAACCTGTTGATAAGCAAGATGCCTACAGGATGCTATCAAG GTTAAATGGGAAAGAGCACAGTGTTTTCACAGGAGTGGCTATTATACACTGCCATAGTAAAG acAATCAGCTAGAGATGGAAATCACCGATTTCTATGAAGAGACTAAAGTAAAATTTTCTGATCTGTCTGAAGAGCTCTTATGGGAGTACATTCACAGTGGGGAGCCAAT GGACAAGGCTGGTGGATATGGTATCCAGGCCCTTGGTGGAATGTTAGTTGAGTATGTCCATGGCGACTTCTTGAATGTGGTGGGATTTCCTCTGAATCACTTCTGCAAAAAGCTGGCAGAATTGTACTATCCGCCCTCTAAACATAACATACAACATAAAAAATATGACTCTATCCCTTCTGTGGACACTTTTGAGAACCTAAGTGATGGAGAAAGTGGATCTTCAAATTTCACAGAGCACAAAGTTGTTAGTAAGTTGGACCACCGTGGGATGCGTTCCTCGGGAGCTGCTTACACTTCTGAAAAGACTTCTGCTGTCAGAACTGGTTTTACAGTACCTTTGGAAAATCAGAATGGAGTGTCACAGAGCGCATCAAAACTTCCATCCAAAATTCTAGAGCTGATGGATGGCTTTAGAGCTTCAAag GCTCTGTTTGTAGCCTCTAAGCTGAAGATATTTGATCATCTGAAAGATAAAGGTCCAATGAAGGCTGTGGATATTGCAAATGATGTTGGAGCCTCTGTATGTGGAACTGAAAGACTCCTTGATGCATGTGCTTCTCTTGGATTGCTGAAGAAAACACCACAAG GTTACAGTAATACAGACTCAGCAAATACCTACCTGAGCTCAGATGGCAAATACTCACTTCATGGCTACATTATCCATTGTAATGACCACCTTTGGCCTCTCTTCACAAACTTGGAGTATGCCGTCAAAGAAGGGAGCAGGCAGAATCATCGAGCCTTTGGACAGAAAGCAGATGATCTATTTAAG GACTATTATCACAGCCAGGAGGTAAAGCAACGTTTTATGGCTGCCATGCACAGCATTGCTCACCTGACAGCAAGAGATGTGGCTACAGCGTTTGATCTTTCACGGTTTAAATCTGCTTGTGATTTAGGAG GTTGCACTGGAGCTCTGGCTCATGAATTAGTACAAGTATACCCAAATCTCAAGGTCACAGTATTTGACCTTCCAGAAGTCATTGCGAACACCTCTTACTTTCAGCCTTCAGGACAGCACACTGCTCCAGTGACATTTGTGTCAG GTGACTTCTTCAAGGATAATCTTCCAGAAGCAGATCTTTACATCCTTTCACGTGTTCTTCATGACTGGCCAGATGAAAAGATACATGTGCTATTAAGTAAGATATCAGTTGTTTGCAGACCAG GAAGTGCCTTGCTAGTGGCAGAAACTGTGCTTGATGAACAGAAGACGCACCCTTCTGTAGCTGTGCTACAATCCCTCAGTATGACTGAAGGCAAGCAGAGAAGCAGCTCAGAATATAAACAGCTACTGGAGAAATACGGATTCACAGATGTACAAATTAAGATCACAGGAAACTTATTAGACGCTGTTCTGTGCTTCAAGAAGAATCTGTCACTGTAG
- the ASMTL gene encoding probable bifunctional dTTP/UTP pyrophosphatase/methyltransferase protein isoform X4 → MHVKHMRTPDIVIGADTIVSVDEQILEKPVDKQDAYRMLSRLNGKEHSVFTGVAIIHCHSKDNQLEMEITDFYEETKVKFSDLSEELLWEYIHSGEPMDKAGGYGIQALGGMLVEYVHGDFLNVVGFPLNHFCKKLAELYYPPSKHNIQHKKYDSIPSVDTFENLSDGESGSSNFTEHKVVSKLDHRGMRSSGAAYTSEKTSAVRTGFTVPLENQNGVSQSASKLPSKILELMDGFRASKALFVASKLKIFDHLKDKGPMKAVDIANDVGASVCGTERLLDACASLGLLKKTPQGYSNTDSANTYLSSDGKYSLHGYIIHCNDHLWPLFTNLEYAVKEGSRQNHRAFGQKADDLFKDYYHSQEVKQRFMAAMHSIAHLTARDVATAFDLSRFKSACDLGGCTGALAHELVQVYPNLKVTVFDLPEVIANTSYFQPSGQHTAPVTFVSGDFFKDNLPEADLYILSRVLHDWPDEKIHVLLSKISVVCRPGSALLVAETVLDEQKTHPSVAVLQSLSMTEGKQRSSSEYKQLLEKYGFTDVQIKITGNLLDAVLCFKKNLSL, encoded by the exons ATGCATGTA aAGCATATGAGAACACCTGATATTGTCATAGGAGCAGACACTATTGTG tCTGTGGATGAGCAGATCCTGGAGAAACCTGTTGATAAGCAAGATGCCTACAGGATGCTATCAAG GTTAAATGGGAAAGAGCACAGTGTTTTCACAGGAGTGGCTATTATACACTGCCATAGTAAAG acAATCAGCTAGAGATGGAAATCACCGATTTCTATGAAGAGACTAAAGTAAAATTTTCTGATCTGTCTGAAGAGCTCTTATGGGAGTACATTCACAGTGGGGAGCCAAT GGACAAGGCTGGTGGATATGGTATCCAGGCCCTTGGTGGAATGTTAGTTGAGTATGTCCATGGCGACTTCTTGAATGTGGTGGGATTTCCTCTGAATCACTTCTGCAAAAAGCTGGCAGAATTGTACTATCCGCCCTCTAAACATAACATACAACATAAAAAATATGACTCTATCCCTTCTGTGGACACTTTTGAGAACCTAAGTGATGGAGAAAGTGGATCTTCAAATTTCACAGAGCACAAAGTTGTTAGTAAGTTGGACCACCGTGGGATGCGTTCCTCGGGAGCTGCTTACACTTCTGAAAAGACTTCTGCTGTCAGAACTGGTTTTACAGTACCTTTGGAAAATCAGAATGGAGTGTCACAGAGCGCATCAAAACTTCCATCCAAAATTCTAGAGCTGATGGATGGCTTTAGAGCTTCAAag GCTCTGTTTGTAGCCTCTAAGCTGAAGATATTTGATCATCTGAAAGATAAAGGTCCAATGAAGGCTGTGGATATTGCAAATGATGTTGGAGCCTCTGTATGTGGAACTGAAAGACTCCTTGATGCATGTGCTTCTCTTGGATTGCTGAAGAAAACACCACAAG GTTACAGTAATACAGACTCAGCAAATACCTACCTGAGCTCAGATGGCAAATACTCACTTCATGGCTACATTATCCATTGTAATGACCACCTTTGGCCTCTCTTCACAAACTTGGAGTATGCCGTCAAAGAAGGGAGCAGGCAGAATCATCGAGCCTTTGGACAGAAAGCAGATGATCTATTTAAG GACTATTATCACAGCCAGGAGGTAAAGCAACGTTTTATGGCTGCCATGCACAGCATTGCTCACCTGACAGCAAGAGATGTGGCTACAGCGTTTGATCTTTCACGGTTTAAATCTGCTTGTGATTTAGGAG GTTGCACTGGAGCTCTGGCTCATGAATTAGTACAAGTATACCCAAATCTCAAGGTCACAGTATTTGACCTTCCAGAAGTCATTGCGAACACCTCTTACTTTCAGCCTTCAGGACAGCACACTGCTCCAGTGACATTTGTGTCAG GTGACTTCTTCAAGGATAATCTTCCAGAAGCAGATCTTTACATCCTTTCACGTGTTCTTCATGACTGGCCAGATGAAAAGATACATGTGCTATTAAGTAAGATATCAGTTGTTTGCAGACCAG GAAGTGCCTTGCTAGTGGCAGAAACTGTGCTTGATGAACAGAAGACGCACCCTTCTGTAGCTGTGCTACAATCCCTCAGTATGACTGAAGGCAAGCAGAGAAGCAGCTCAGAATATAAACAGCTACTGGAGAAATACGGATTCACAGATGTACAAATTAAGATCACAGGAAACTTATTAGACGCTGTTCTGTGCTTCAAGAAGAATCTGTCACTGTAG
- the ASMTL gene encoding probable bifunctional dTTP/UTP pyrophosphatase/methyltransferase protein isoform X3, whose amino-acid sequence MECPRRRWSHYPEGLRFEVVPSWFKETLEKSSFTAPYEYAVETAKQKALEVANRMHVKHMRTPDIVIGADTIVSVDEQILEKPVDKQDAYRMLSRLNGKEHSVFTGVAIIHCHSKDNQLEMEITDFYEETKVKFSDLSEELLWEYIHSGEPMDKAGGYGIQALGGMLVEYVHGDFLNVVGFPLNHFCKKLAELYYPPSKHNIQHKKYDSIPSVDTFENLSDGESGSSNFTEHKVVSKLDHRGMRSSGAAYTSEKTSAVRTGFTVPLENQNGVSQSASKLPSKILELMDGFRASKALFVASKLKIFDHLKDKGPMKAVDIANDVGASVCGTERLLDACASLGLLKKTPQGYSNTDSANTYLSSDGKYSLHGYIIHCNDHLWPLFTNLEYAVKEGSRQNHRAFGQKADDLFKDYYHSQEVKQRFMAAMHSIAHLTARDVATAFDLSRFKSACDLGGCTGALAHELVQVYPNLKVTVFDLPEVIANTSYFQPSGQHTAPVTFVSGDFFKDNLPEADLYILSRVLHDWPDEKIHVLLSKISVVCRPGSALLVAETVLDEQKTHPSVAVLQSLSMTEGKQRSSSEYKQLLEKYGFTDVQIKITGNLLDAVLCFKKNLSL is encoded by the exons ATGGAATGCCCAAGGAGGAGGTGGAGTCACTATCCTGAG GGCCTGCGGTTTGAGGTGGTTCCATCCTGGTTTAAGGAGACACTAGAAAAGTCATCTTTTACAGCCCCTTATGAGTATGCTGTGgaaacagcaaaacagaaagCTCTTGAAGTAGCAAACAGAATGCATGTA aAGCATATGAGAACACCTGATATTGTCATAGGAGCAGACACTATTGTG tCTGTGGATGAGCAGATCCTGGAGAAACCTGTTGATAAGCAAGATGCCTACAGGATGCTATCAAG GTTAAATGGGAAAGAGCACAGTGTTTTCACAGGAGTGGCTATTATACACTGCCATAGTAAAG acAATCAGCTAGAGATGGAAATCACCGATTTCTATGAAGAGACTAAAGTAAAATTTTCTGATCTGTCTGAAGAGCTCTTATGGGAGTACATTCACAGTGGGGAGCCAAT GGACAAGGCTGGTGGATATGGTATCCAGGCCCTTGGTGGAATGTTAGTTGAGTATGTCCATGGCGACTTCTTGAATGTGGTGGGATTTCCTCTGAATCACTTCTGCAAAAAGCTGGCAGAATTGTACTATCCGCCCTCTAAACATAACATACAACATAAAAAATATGACTCTATCCCTTCTGTGGACACTTTTGAGAACCTAAGTGATGGAGAAAGTGGATCTTCAAATTTCACAGAGCACAAAGTTGTTAGTAAGTTGGACCACCGTGGGATGCGTTCCTCGGGAGCTGCTTACACTTCTGAAAAGACTTCTGCTGTCAGAACTGGTTTTACAGTACCTTTGGAAAATCAGAATGGAGTGTCACAGAGCGCATCAAAACTTCCATCCAAAATTCTAGAGCTGATGGATGGCTTTAGAGCTTCAAag GCTCTGTTTGTAGCCTCTAAGCTGAAGATATTTGATCATCTGAAAGATAAAGGTCCAATGAAGGCTGTGGATATTGCAAATGATGTTGGAGCCTCTGTATGTGGAACTGAAAGACTCCTTGATGCATGTGCTTCTCTTGGATTGCTGAAGAAAACACCACAAG GTTACAGTAATACAGACTCAGCAAATACCTACCTGAGCTCAGATGGCAAATACTCACTTCATGGCTACATTATCCATTGTAATGACCACCTTTGGCCTCTCTTCACAAACTTGGAGTATGCCGTCAAAGAAGGGAGCAGGCAGAATCATCGAGCCTTTGGACAGAAAGCAGATGATCTATTTAAG GACTATTATCACAGCCAGGAGGTAAAGCAACGTTTTATGGCTGCCATGCACAGCATTGCTCACCTGACAGCAAGAGATGTGGCTACAGCGTTTGATCTTTCACGGTTTAAATCTGCTTGTGATTTAGGAG GTTGCACTGGAGCTCTGGCTCATGAATTAGTACAAGTATACCCAAATCTCAAGGTCACAGTATTTGACCTTCCAGAAGTCATTGCGAACACCTCTTACTTTCAGCCTTCAGGACAGCACACTGCTCCAGTGACATTTGTGTCAG GTGACTTCTTCAAGGATAATCTTCCAGAAGCAGATCTTTACATCCTTTCACGTGTTCTTCATGACTGGCCAGATGAAAAGATACATGTGCTATTAAGTAAGATATCAGTTGTTTGCAGACCAG GAAGTGCCTTGCTAGTGGCAGAAACTGTGCTTGATGAACAGAAGACGCACCCTTCTGTAGCTGTGCTACAATCCCTCAGTATGACTGAAGGCAAGCAGAGAAGCAGCTCAGAATATAAACAGCTACTGGAGAAATACGGATTCACAGATGTACAAATTAAGATCACAGGAAACTTATTAGACGCTGTTCTGTGCTTCAAGAAGAATCTGTCACTGTAG